From the Streptomyces sp. SN-593 genome, the window CCTCCTTCCAGACCGACACCGCCTGCGCGAACCGCACGGTCGCCGACGTCTCCGCGGTCGCCGACCCCGAGACCGGCGTCTCGGTCTACCAGACCTACGGTGGCGGCGGCTGGTCGGTGTACGGCGGCACCAGCGCGTCGTCCCCGATCATCGCGGGCGTCTACGCCGCGGCCGGCACCCCCGCCGACGGCACGTACCCCAACGCGTACCCGTACGCGCAGACCGGCGCGCTCAACGACGTGACCAGCGGGAACAACGGGAGCTGCACCCCCGCCGCGCTGTGCACCGCCGGCACCGGGTACGACGGCCCGACCGGGCTGGGCACGCCCGACGGCCTGGACGCCTTCCGCAGCGGCCCGCACGGCGTGATCACCGGCAAGGTCACCGACCACGCCAGCGGCGCCCCCGTCTCCGGCGCCACCGTCAAGGCCGGCGACCACAGCGCCACCTCGGGCACGGACGGCACCTACACGCTCGACGTCCCGCCGGGTTCCTACGACCTGACGGCCTCCGCCTACGGCTACGCGGACGGCTCGGCGAGCGGCGTGCAACTCGACGACGGCGCCACCGTCACGCAGTCCTTCGCGCTGGACCCGGTGCCGACGCAGACCGTCTCCGGCAAGGTCACCGACGGTTCCGGCCACGGCTGGCCGCTCTACGCGAAGATCACCGCGGCCGGCGTGCCCGGCGGCCCGGTCTTCACCGACCCGACCACCGGCGACTACTCCCTGACGCTGCCGCAGAACAGCTCCTACACGCTGCACGTCACCGCCGACTACCCCGGTTACAAGGCCGTGGACCAGACGGTCGCCGTGGGCACCGCCGACCGGACGGCGAACGTGTCGGTGCCGGTCGACCCGGCCTCCACCGACGCGCCCGGCTACTCCGTCACGCTGAGCGGGTCGACCGAGCCCTTCACCTCCACCACCGGCCCGCCGGACGGCTGGATCGTCTCCGACGCGGACGGCACCGACGGCGGCTGGACCTTCGACGACCCGGGCTCCCGCGGCAACCTCACGGGCGGCGAGGGCGGCTTCGCCATCGTCGACAGCGACCACCTCGGCCAGGGCGCGAGCCAGGACACCTCGCTGGTGTCGCCGTCCTTCGACCTCAGCTCCGCCGCCGGCCCGCTGCTGAGCTTCGACACCGACTACAAGCCGTACACCGGCTCCACCGCCGACGTGGACGTCTCCACCGACGGCGGCAGCACCTGGTCCACGGTGTGGAGCAGGACCAGCACCGCCGCCAACGGCCACGTCGAGGTCGCGCTGAGCGACGCCGCGGGCAAGAGCGACGTCGAGGTGCGCTTCCACTACACCGGCGACTGGGCCTACTGGTGGCAGGTGGACGACGTCTTCCTCGGCCAGCGCAGCTACGACCCGGTGCCCGGCGGCATCGTGGTCGGCAACGTCACCGACGCCAACACCGGGGACGGTGTGGACGGTGCCACCGTCACCAGCGGCGACGCGCCCGACGACCACACCACCACCGTGGCCACCCCGGACGACCCCGCCGTGGGCGACGGCTTCTACTGGCTGTTCTCGCACAAGACCGGCAAGCACCCGCTGACGGCGGCGGCCTCGCACTACACCTCCGCCACCGCGACCGCCAACGTGCCCTCCGACGGCACGGTGGACCGCGATCTCAGCCTGAAGGCCGGGCAGTTGAGCGTGACGCCGGCCTCGATCGCCAAGACCGCGGCGTGGGGCGCGACCGCCACGCAGAAGCTCACCGTGAAGAACACCGGCACCGCGCCGGCCACCCTCACCCTGGGCGAGACCCCCGGCGGCGTCACGGTGCAGGCCAAGGGCGCCCCGCTGAACCTGGTCAAGGGCGACTACTCGCCGCTGTCCCTGGCGAAGCACTCCCGCTCCACCGCCAAGTCCGGAGCGGACGCCGCGGGTTCGAGCCCGGCGGGCGCCACTCCCGAGGCCGCCACCGCGGCGCAGGGCGCGGCCGGTGACGCCTGGCAGCCGGTTCCCGACCTCCCGGTGGCCACCGGGGACAACACGGTCGACAGCTGGCAGGGCACCGTCTACTCGGCGTTCGGCTTCACCGGCGCCACCGACACCAGCGACCTGTACGCCTACAGCGCGGACAGCGGCGCGTGGACGAAGCTGGCCCCGGCCGCCGACACCCGCGAGTCGCCGGCGCACGGCATCATCGACGGCAAGCTGTACGCCGCCGGCGGATGGGGCCCCGACGGCTCGCCCGACGCCAAGCTGGAGATCTACGACATCGCCGGCAACACCTGGTCGACGGGTGCGAACGCGCCCAAGCCGTACGCCGGTTCGGGCACGGCGGTGCTCGACGGCAAGCTGTACTCGGTCGGCGGCTGCACCGCCACCGCCTGCGGCACCACCGACGTGACCGCGTACGACCCGGCCAGCGACTCCTGGTCGACCCTCGCGTCCTACCCGGAGTCGGTGGCGTGGGAGTCCTGCGGCGCGATCGCGGGCAAGCTGTACTGCTCCGGCGGCACCACCGACGCCGGCAGCATCAGCCACGCCTACGTCTACGACCCGGCGGCGGACTCCTGGTCGCCGATCGCCGACCAGCCCACCGACGCGTGGGGCTCCTCCTACGCGGCGGCGAACGGCCTGCTGCTGGTCAAGGGCGGCGCGATCAACGACGCCGCCGCGCTGACCAACCAGACCTGGGCGTACGACCCCACCGCCGACTCCTGGACCGCGCTGCCGAACGCCGACTCCTCGCTGTACCGGGGCGGCGGCTCGGTCGGCTTCTACTCGGTCGGCGGTCTGGTCGGCAGCACCCCGGACGGCACCTCGGAGGTGCTGCCCGGTTACGACCAGGTCGGCTCCACCGACGTCA encodes:
- a CDS encoding carboxypeptidase regulatory-like domain-containing protein — encoded protein: MVAALTTAALAALGLQVPLAATASAAPAAAKSAKSATDVVHACGTAKPGQFSCFALRRTDVPAKKGVQPLAATPNGFGPGDLQSAYALPADGGAGQTVAIVDAYDDPNAAADLAVYRDQFGLPACTADSGCFTKVSQRGGTDDLPSPDPDWSGEISLDVDMVSAVAPNAHILLVEADSANFEDLGAAVDEAVALGAKYVSNSYGTGYDSSPGSGEDPSELTSMDPYYDHPGVAVVASSGDGDYGVSYPAASQYVTSVGGTALAKDTGTSRGWSESVWHNAYGGPGSGCSLYEPKPSFQTDTACANRTVADVSAVADPETGVSVYQTYGGGGWSVYGGTSASSPIIAGVYAAAGTPADGTYPNAYPYAQTGALNDVTSGNNGSCTPAALCTAGTGYDGPTGLGTPDGLDAFRSGPHGVITGKVTDHASGAPVSGATVKAGDHSATSGTDGTYTLDVPPGSYDLTASAYGYADGSASGVQLDDGATVTQSFALDPVPTQTVSGKVTDGSGHGWPLYAKITAAGVPGGPVFTDPTTGDYSLTLPQNSSYTLHVTADYPGYKAVDQTVAVGTADRTANVSVPVDPASTDAPGYSVTLSGSTEPFTSTTGPPDGWIVSDADGTDGGWTFDDPGSRGNLTGGEGGFAIVDSDHLGQGASQDTSLVSPSFDLSSAAGPLLSFDTDYKPYTGSTADVDVSTDGGSTWSTVWSRTSTAANGHVEVALSDAAGKSDVEVRFHYTGDWAYWWQVDDVFLGQRSYDPVPGGIVVGNVTDANTGDGVDGATVTSGDAPDDHTTTVATPDDPAVGDGFYWLFSHKTGKHPLTAAASHYTSATATANVPSDGTVDRDLSLKAGQLSVTPASIAKTAAWGATATQKLTVKNTGTAPATLTLGETPGGVTVQAKGAPLNLVKGDYSPLSLAKHSRSTAKSGADAAGSSPAGATPEAATAAQGAAGDAWQPVPDLPVATGDNTVDSWQGTVYSAFGFTGATDTSDLYAYSADSGAWTKLAPAADTRESPAHGIIDGKLYAAGGWGPDGSPDAKLEIYDIAGNTWSTGANAPKPYAGSGTAVLDGKLYSVGGCTATACGTTDVTAYDPASDSWSTLASYPESVAWESCGAIAGKLYCSGGTTDAGSISHAYVYDPAADSWSPIADQPTDAWGSSYAAANGLLLVKGGAINDAAALTNQTWAYDPTADSWTALPNADSSLYRGGGSVGFYSVGGLVGSTPDGTSEVLPGYDQVGSTDVTWLSESADTVTVQPGKSASVTVTLDASVPEITQPGTYTASLNLAGDTPYRLTPVGVSFTVKPPATWGKIAGTVTASGGAPLAGATVQIDTWATHYTLKSAKDGTYALWLDVRNNPLQVIVAKDGYQPTVATEKLKKGATTTADFALLKD